In the Leptospira sp. WS4.C2 genome, one interval contains:
- a CDS encoding DUF2721 domain-containing protein, whose amino-acid sequence MFESFSNSEILSGMITPAVLVSACASLIFSTANRLGRIFDRVNLLKSEVELLLEGKRGFQKERMVYLRKQLSVQKKRAVLIQRSMAFLYLATSLFVISSLTLAITLAFAKEYSWIPTVAAITGGICLFLASALLFYESRYNLTFINLQIEFTEFLEREVREK is encoded by the coding sequence ATGTTCGAATCGTTTTCCAACTCTGAAATCCTTTCCGGTATGATCACCCCAGCAGTCCTTGTTTCCGCCTGTGCCAGTTTGATATTTTCCACAGCCAACAGACTGGGTCGTATATTTGATCGTGTGAACCTTTTGAAATCGGAAGTAGAACTACTTTTAGAGGGCAAACGAGGTTTTCAAAAAGAAAGAATGGTTTACCTTCGCAAACAACTTTCTGTCCAAAAAAAACGGGCCGTCCTCATCCAACGTTCTATGGCGTTTTTGTATTTGGCAACTTCCCTCTTTGTGATTTCGAGCCTGACTTTAGCCATCACTCTTGCTTTTGCCAAAGAGTATTCTTGGATACCAACTGTGGCAGCAATCACTGGTGGGATTTGTTTGTTTCTGGCAAGTGCGCTTCTTTTTTATGAAAGCAGATACAATCTAACATTCATTAATCTACAAATCGAGTTTACGGAATTTTTGGAAAGGGAAGTGCGGGAGAAATAA
- a CDS encoding SpoIIE family protein phosphatase, which translates to MKRETLFWDLTLKLEAFTHTVPVPFAVYYAIITQKMEPAHWRIFIALCIFFATGIGLLGTFVRHLLLKYVYAKIERIQVRTSGMISLSKEEIDYARSVKILLFRYPLLEAIIIVIRWLSGVIPISLLFFHLVAYMPSVTRSAIFTFVMIAPISFVTYYFISENSIRPLFDLPQIKNIELQEKDIPKFNYFSRILVAFFSLATLPFVIFSYILYSLAMGEIAVKDPMIPIVTVSFIFIVPLIVCSYVVAKSVNEGLNETSRSLGELANGNFDVVVTPKSSDDFAKQAFYLNSVISKLKGMYEEIRNLNEGLEEKVTLRTNELNQSLQDISNLKIQQDGDYFLTYQLLNPLAIKDVDSTKLEVDHLVRQKKVFEYKNQRYDIGGDINISHSIVLQNRRFLLFANADAMGKSMQGAGGALVFGAVFQSIVQRTKTDPGYQVLGPDDWLKYNLQEMHMIFEAFDGTMLVSLTMGLLEEETGKLYFLNAEHPPIVLYRNGKAEYLQADVSYRKLGTLGATPIQNIKEFRLQPGDVLIIGSDGKDDVLRIDAAGKWEVNSDEEIFLNLVESTEGNLLAITKQIESLGQVIDDISLIRICYLPKTK; encoded by the coding sequence GTGAAACGAGAGACTCTTTTCTGGGATCTTACCCTAAAACTCGAAGCGTTTACACATACGGTTCCTGTTCCCTTTGCCGTATATTATGCCATCATCACTCAAAAAATGGAACCTGCCCACTGGCGGATCTTCATTGCCCTTTGTATTTTTTTTGCAACTGGAATTGGCCTACTTGGAACCTTTGTCCGACATTTATTATTAAAATATGTGTATGCGAAAATTGAAAGGATCCAAGTTCGCACCTCGGGAATGATTTCCTTATCCAAAGAAGAAATCGATTACGCAAGGTCTGTAAAAATCCTCCTATTTCGTTACCCCTTACTCGAGGCCATTATCATCGTGATACGCTGGTTATCTGGTGTAATCCCTATCAGCCTTTTGTTCTTTCACTTAGTAGCTTATATGCCTTCCGTCACCCGCTCTGCCATTTTTACCTTTGTAATGATTGCACCTATTTCTTTTGTGACTTATTATTTTATTTCTGAAAACTCCATTCGTCCTCTTTTTGATCTTCCCCAAATCAAAAACATCGAACTCCAAGAAAAGGACATTCCCAAGTTTAATTATTTTTCCAGGATCCTTGTCGCTTTTTTTAGTTTGGCGACTCTTCCGTTTGTTATCTTTTCTTATATTCTCTATTCGCTCGCAATGGGGGAAATTGCAGTCAAAGATCCTATGATCCCGATTGTTACAGTCTCTTTTATATTTATCGTTCCTCTGATTGTTTGTTCTTATGTAGTTGCCAAGTCAGTGAATGAAGGGCTTAACGAAACGAGCAGATCCTTAGGAGAACTTGCAAATGGTAATTTTGATGTAGTTGTCACCCCAAAGTCCAGTGATGACTTCGCCAAACAGGCATTTTATCTTAATTCGGTAATTTCTAAATTAAAAGGAATGTATGAGGAAATTAGAAATCTAAATGAAGGATTAGAAGAAAAAGTAACTTTAAGAACTAACGAATTAAACCAATCCTTACAAGATATCAGCAATCTAAAAATCCAACAAGATGGAGATTATTTCCTCACCTATCAATTGCTAAATCCACTTGCCATCAAAGATGTGGATAGTACAAAACTGGAAGTCGATCATTTGGTCCGACAGAAAAAAGTATTCGAATATAAAAACCAAAGATATGACATTGGAGGGGATATCAATATCTCCCATTCCATCGTCTTACAAAATAGAAGATTCCTATTATTTGCCAATGCCGATGCCATGGGAAAGTCCATGCAAGGTGCTGGCGGGGCACTAGTCTTTGGAGCCGTATTTCAATCCATAGTCCAAAGGACAAAAACAGATCCAGGTTACCAAGTATTAGGTCCAGATGACTGGCTAAAATACAATCTCCAAGAAATGCATATGATCTTTGAGGCCTTTGACGGAACGATGCTCGTTTCTCTGACAATGGGCCTTTTAGAAGAGGAAACAGGTAAATTATATTTTCTGAATGCGGAACACCCTCCGATCGTTTTGTACAGGAATGGAAAAGCAGAATACTTACAAGCCGATGTTTCCTATAGAAAACTCGGAACCTTAGGTGCTACTCCCATTCAAAACATTAAAGAATTCCGACTCCAGCCGGGAGACGTACTCATCATTGGATCGGATGGAAAAGACGATGTGTTACGAATTGATGCAGCTGGAAAATGGGAAGTCAATTCCGATGAAGAGATCTTTTTAAATCTCGTGGAATCGACCGAAGGTAATCTGTTAGCCATTACAAAACAAATTGAATCCTTAGGACAGGTCATCGACGATATTTCTTTGATACGGATTTGTTATTTACCCAAAACAAAGTAA
- a CDS encoding tRNA dihydrouridine synthase — MRILLAPMEGLLDYHLRDTLTRVGGFDECVSEFIRVNDTLLPSHRFYRYVPELYEGCRTKAGVPVKVQLLGSDPICMAENASKVASLGAYGIDINFGCPAPTVNRNRGGAALLKEPDLMFAIVKAIRSAVPKEIPVTAKMRLGFDSTELALVCAKALEEGGAEEIVVHARTKTDGYKPPAYWDWITKIRATVKVPVVANGEIWTAEDARRCLEVSGCKDIMIGRGVVANPALALMIRTDRNKSLTWEEMKEILHQYWLSLETDMEAKSRAGRIKQWLHYLSRNYPDAERDFETVKRFTKLDDFTKYLHAPVTVL, encoded by the coding sequence TTGCGTATCTTACTTGCACCCATGGAAGGACTTCTCGATTACCACTTGCGCGATACACTCACACGCGTAGGTGGATTTGATGAATGTGTCAGTGAATTCATTCGAGTGAATGATACCCTTCTCCCCTCACATCGGTTCTACCGCTATGTTCCCGAGTTGTATGAAGGATGCCGAACCAAAGCGGGAGTCCCCGTAAAGGTTCAGCTTTTAGGTTCGGATCCCATTTGTATGGCAGAGAACGCAAGTAAGGTGGCCTCTCTTGGTGCTTATGGCATCGATATTAACTTTGGATGTCCTGCTCCCACAGTGAACAGAAACCGTGGAGGAGCAGCTCTTCTCAAAGAACCCGATCTTATGTTTGCGATTGTGAAAGCGATTCGCAGTGCCGTTCCCAAAGAAATTCCTGTGACTGCAAAAATGCGTCTTGGTTTTGATTCCACAGAACTAGCGCTAGTTTGTGCAAAAGCTTTGGAAGAGGGAGGAGCCGAAGAAATAGTCGTCCATGCAAGAACGAAAACAGATGGATACAAACCCCCTGCCTATTGGGATTGGATCACAAAAATTCGCGCTACAGTAAAAGTTCCTGTTGTTGCCAATGGAGAAATTTGGACTGCCGAAGATGCCAGAAGGTGTCTCGAAGTTTCTGGTTGTAAGGACATTATGATTGGACGAGGTGTCGTTGCCAACCCAGCCCTTGCTTTAATGATTCGCACAGACAGAAACAAAAGCCTCACTTGGGAAGAAATGAAAGAAATTTTGCACCAGTATTGGTTGAGTTTAGAAACTGATATGGAAGCAAAAAGTCGCGCAGGCAGGATCAAACAATGGTTACACTATCTTTCCCGCAACTACCCCGATGCCGAAAGGGATTTTGAAACCGTAAAACGATTCACAAAGTTGGATGACTTTACAAAGTATTTGCATGCACCGGTAACAGTCTTATAA
- a CDS encoding OsmC family protein: MTDPKPKMSFHVETRRVDSHSSQSQCKSAEIVLDTDMAGNPNAFNPAELLLAALSACIIKGVERVTPILHFQLKGIQVIVDGIRQDVPPKMESIRYQIIVDTEESDDRLHLLHENIKKYGTVFNTIAPGTDLAGEIRRK, from the coding sequence ATGACAGACCCCAAACCAAAAATGAGTTTCCATGTGGAAACAAGACGAGTTGATTCGCACTCAAGCCAATCTCAATGTAAATCGGCAGAAATTGTTTTGGATACGGACATGGCGGGAAATCCAAATGCATTTAACCCAGCGGAGTTATTACTCGCTGCTCTTTCGGCATGTATCATTAAGGGAGTGGAAAGGGTGACTCCCATCCTTCATTTCCAACTAAAAGGGATCCAAGTGATCGTAGATGGAATCCGTCAGGATGTTCCCCCAAAAATGGAATCCATTCGATACCAAATCATTGTGGATACAGAAGAATCAGATGACCGTCTGCACCTGTTACATGAAAATATAAAAAAATATGGGACTGTGTTTAACACCATTGCCCCAGGAACTGATTTGGCTGGCGAAATCCGCAGGAAATAA
- a CDS encoding methyl-accepting chemotaxis protein, with protein MRKNLPITDTEIEFQEGTKITSKTDLKGIITYVNEDFLSISGYTEEELIGQPHNLIRHPDMPKEAFQDLWATVQSQHSWVGVVKNRCKNGDYYWVDANVSPVYEDGKHIGYMSVRTKATKDQIHNAETLYAKMNSGNWEPKKNVGIIDGLPLQTVFLIQTIVSGILLFLFSQQTNTSLVFLPKSIFLIFGSILFLIVTTLGYLKIKNNKKSFSKVKEYLENLYDGRLKFDVILENGGDNAEILSLIKKTQYEFRGMISQLIGNAEIVKSQIKALTYAVEHIHVAFQELSNAMHTLADSSIVTRESSESIFHQMGSLNHLIGNIRSESNIVQLESTEAYQYSLVGKDRSDKAMAQFLKAKNQIFKTSETIKELGEKTKAIRKITETIAAISEKTNLLSLNASIESARAGDAGKGFAVVAGEVGKLAEQSNKSAKEISAFISELTAKILQTVTDIQEGLTEVEVGSLEFETVQVEMGKILKNAEETKMSAEKINGSTEGTESMSGNVLGNIEQIQTQLINTSAIVEELSAAANEQKQTIAAIEDSITNLDKVADRLDSVAFRFHF; from the coding sequence ATGCGCAAGAACCTGCCCATTACTGATACAGAAATTGAATTCCAAGAAGGTACTAAGATCACTTCTAAAACTGATTTGAAGGGGATCATTACCTATGTGAATGAAGATTTTTTAAGTATCAGTGGATATACTGAAGAAGAACTTATAGGGCAGCCTCATAACCTCATTCGTCACCCCGATATGCCAAAGGAAGCCTTCCAAGATTTGTGGGCCACGGTCCAGTCACAACATTCTTGGGTGGGTGTTGTGAAGAACCGCTGCAAAAACGGTGACTATTACTGGGTTGATGCAAATGTATCACCGGTCTACGAAGATGGAAAACATATTGGTTATATGTCAGTTCGAACCAAGGCAACCAAAGACCAAATCCATAATGCAGAAACTCTTTATGCAAAAATGAATTCAGGGAATTGGGAACCAAAGAAAAATGTTGGCATCATCGATGGTTTACCTTTGCAGACTGTATTTCTTATACAAACAATTGTAAGTGGTATTTTATTGTTTTTATTTTCTCAACAAACAAATACTAGTTTAGTATTTCTTCCCAAATCAATTTTCCTTATATTTGGATCTATTTTGTTTTTGATTGTGACAACTCTAGGTTATCTAAAAATCAAAAATAACAAAAAATCTTTCTCAAAGGTAAAGGAATACCTAGAGAATTTATATGACGGTCGGCTAAAGTTTGATGTTATATTAGAAAATGGTGGGGACAATGCGGAAATCCTTTCATTGATTAAAAAAACACAATATGAATTTAGAGGAATGATTTCGCAATTGATTGGTAATGCTGAGATTGTGAAGTCTCAAATCAAAGCTCTTACTTATGCTGTTGAACACATTCATGTTGCCTTTCAAGAGCTTTCCAATGCGATGCATACTCTTGCTGATTCAAGCATCGTCACTCGTGAAAGTTCGGAAAGTATTTTTCATCAAATGGGTTCCTTAAACCATCTAATCGGCAATATACGAAGCGAATCTAATATAGTGCAGTTGGAATCCACAGAAGCTTACCAATATTCTTTGGTAGGAAAAGATCGTTCCGATAAGGCGATGGCTCAGTTCCTGAAAGCAAAAAATCAAATTTTCAAAACTTCTGAAACCATCAAAGAGTTGGGTGAAAAAACAAAAGCCATTCGGAAAATTACAGAAACCATCGCAGCAATTTCTGAAAAAACAAACTTACTTTCGTTAAATGCTTCCATTGAGTCGGCAAGGGCAGGTGATGCTGGAAAAGGATTTGCAGTCGTTGCAGGGGAAGTGGGAAAACTTGCTGAACAATCTAATAAATCTGCAAAAGAAATATCTGCCTTTATCTCTGAGTTGACTGCAAAGATTTTACAAACGGTAACCGATATCCAAGAGGGCTTGACAGAAGTAGAAGTTGGTTCACTTGAATTTGAAACAGTTCAGGTCGAAATGGGTAAAATACTTAAAAATGCAGAAGAAACAAAAATGAGTGCGGAGAAGATCAATGGCTCTACGGAAGGGACAGAATCCATGTCTGGAAATGTTTTGGGAAATATAGAACAGATTCAAACGCAACTAATCAATACCTCGGCAATTGTGGAAGAGTTGTCAGCTGCTGCCAACGAACAAAAACAGACGATTGCAGCCATTGAAGATTCCATTACGAACTTAGACAAAGTGGCGGATCGACTGGATTCTGTGGCCTTCCGATTTCATTTTTAA
- a CDS encoding IS110 family transposase has protein sequence METIYIGIDWSRDFVDLAIINGDGNLLLGDKILITKDGFKKLDSIIDRFQNQFRIVAGIESCEHILAGYLRKKQIPLHEVNPRKLHRFKEIYSLTGQKDDRYDAKMIAIYVLKNINTSQNKKIRNEESSRLMKLNSNLDILKKDRARLVNRLKNNLQSYFPYFSRCFRDITKPVLSALKIIQSPEKLETLTLEDFLKETNDIQWSDKRKTSLFEKLCKESPDYISPIQNECIQYTESLIDQINLLDTQIKKTKSTIDKNFKNYEGSNILSSIPAVGTTIGGVLLSELSNDTLEFTDYRAFQSYAGTSPVTKQSGKTMRKVTMRYACNKNLRHALYWLAFNSITRVDWARQFYDKQRSKGKKNSIALRSLSNKWAKIIFSMWKHQTPYSPDFFETNQKKKNLLTGFA, from the coding sequence ATGGAAACCATATACATCGGAATCGACTGGAGTAGAGATTTTGTAGATCTAGCCATCATCAACGGAGATGGAAATCTGTTACTTGGAGATAAAATTTTAATCACCAAAGATGGATTCAAAAAGTTAGATTCAATTATAGATCGGTTTCAGAATCAGTTTCGAATCGTTGCAGGTATAGAAAGCTGTGAGCATATTCTTGCTGGATATCTACGTAAAAAACAAATTCCTCTTCACGAAGTGAATCCTCGTAAGTTACATAGATTCAAAGAAATCTATTCGTTAACGGGGCAAAAGGATGATCGTTATGATGCCAAAATGATCGCAATCTATGTTCTAAAAAACATCAACACCTCTCAGAATAAAAAAATTAGAAATGAAGAATCTTCCAGGTTGATGAAGCTAAACAGCAACCTAGATATTCTAAAGAAAGATCGTGCTCGGTTAGTGAATCGTTTAAAAAACAATCTACAATCATATTTCCCTTATTTTTCAAGGTGTTTTAGAGATATTACAAAACCAGTATTAAGTGCACTCAAGATCATCCAATCACCTGAGAAATTAGAGACTTTAACCCTGGAGGATTTTTTAAAGGAAACTAATGACATCCAATGGAGCGATAAAAGAAAAACTTCTCTGTTTGAAAAACTATGTAAAGAATCTCCGGATTATATTTCTCCCATACAAAATGAATGCATTCAATACACTGAATCGTTGATTGACCAAATCAATTTACTCGATACCCAAATAAAGAAAACAAAAAGCACGATCGATAAAAATTTTAAGAACTATGAAGGAAGCAATATCCTGAGTTCCATTCCAGCTGTTGGGACTACAATTGGAGGCGTCTTATTATCCGAGTTATCGAATGATACATTGGAATTTACTGACTATCGGGCATTTCAATCGTATGCAGGAACATCACCTGTCACAAAACAAAGCGGGAAAACTATGAGGAAAGTCACCATGCGGTATGCATGTAATAAAAATTTACGCCATGCTTTGTATTGGTTGGCATTCAATTCAATTACCAGAGTCGATTGGGCCCGTCAATTTTATGACAAGCAGAGATCAAAAGGCAAAAAGAATTCCATAGCTCTTCGCTCTCTATCTAACAAGTGGGCAAAAATAATCTTTTCTATGTGGAAACACCAAACCCCCTATTCACCAGATTTTTTTGAGACCAACCAAAAGAAGAAAAATCTCTTGACTGGTTTTGCATAG
- a CDS encoding crotonase/enoyl-CoA hydratase family protein: MTNPQFVTTEKRDHIFLICLNRPEERNAMNIEMINQLSHAFTEYEDDSTTRCAILYANGKHFTFGLQLEEVSQALLEKGSLQFAKGNVDPFGVGFSNRTRTKPLITAVHGFCLTLGIELMLASDIVIAAEKTRFAQMEVQRGILPFGGATIRFVKTAGWGNSMRYLLTGDDFGTEEAFRMGLIQEVVPKRELLDHALSLGRKITKQAPLAVRAVIANAKKSLELGEKEAIQELTPLAIGLLRTEDGKEGVKSFLEKREPVYLGK, encoded by the coding sequence ATGACAAATCCTCAATTCGTAACTACAGAAAAAAGGGATCATATCTTTCTCATTTGTTTAAATCGGCCAGAAGAAAGAAATGCAATGAATATAGAAATGATCAATCAATTGAGTCATGCATTTACAGAATATGAAGATGATTCTACAACTCGATGTGCTATTTTATACGCCAACGGCAAACACTTTACCTTTGGGCTTCAGTTGGAAGAAGTGAGTCAGGCTCTTTTAGAAAAGGGTAGTTTGCAATTTGCTAAAGGTAATGTAGATCCTTTTGGTGTCGGATTTTCCAATAGAACCAGAACAAAACCATTGATTACTGCAGTACATGGATTTTGTCTCACTCTCGGAATTGAACTTATGTTAGCTTCCGATATTGTGATTGCCGCTGAAAAAACTAGATTTGCACAGATGGAAGTGCAAAGAGGTATCCTTCCCTTTGGAGGCGCTACGATTCGATTTGTAAAAACTGCGGGTTGGGGAAATTCCATGCGTTATCTTCTAACAGGAGATGATTTTGGGACAGAGGAAGCCTTCCGCATGGGACTCATCCAAGAAGTAGTTCCGAAAAGAGAATTATTAGATCATGCACTTTCTCTCGGCAGAAAAATAACCAAACAAGCTCCTCTTGCGGTGCGTGCTGTGATTGCGAATGCAAAGAAATCTTTAGAACTGGGCGAAAAGGAAGCAATCCAAGAACTCACTCCTTTGGCTATTGGACTTTTGCGGACAGAAGATGGTAAAGAAGGAGTGAAGTCATTTTTAGAAAAACGCGAGCCAGTTTATCTAGGCAAATAG
- a CDS encoding 3-hydroxyacyl-CoA dehydrogenase NAD-binding domain-containing protein: MREIKTVTILGANGAMGSGSAGVIAAFGGAKVHMLARDVEKAKQGIEAAVASVKTDTIRARMIPGSYDADLEKAVAESDWVFELVAESYEVKEPINIRIAKARRPGTIVSTVSSGLSIGRLAKAYDEDGQKHYYGTHFFNPPYKMILCELVTHSGNDKKVTQALGEYLDKVLGRAVVYTNDTPAFAGNRIGFQLMNEVAHFAEKYADKGGIALLDEIMSGYTGRAMGPLATADFVGLDVHKAIVDNIYDNTKDEAHETFKLPGYFQKLIDAGKLGMKSGGGLTKVVKHADGKREKFVYNIKTGEYDPYPKFDIPFIKEARQKIKESDYKGAMDVVKKASGFEADIARYFISRYISYSLSLVGEVVDTKENTDGAMGFGFNWVPASAFVDFLGGPKETIKLMEASKIPVPKLLKDAKEGKKFYELGEKLDARSLFKG; encoded by the coding sequence ATGAGAGAAATCAAAACTGTCACGATTTTAGGTGCCAACGGAGCCATGGGTTCTGGAAGTGCAGGCGTCATTGCCGCCTTCGGTGGTGCTAAAGTCCATATGCTCGCTAGAGATGTTGAAAAAGCAAAACAGGGTATCGAAGCCGCTGTGGCATCCGTAAAAACGGATACAATTCGCGCAAGAATGATCCCTGGTTCCTACGATGCGGACCTGGAAAAAGCTGTCGCTGAGTCAGATTGGGTATTCGAACTCGTGGCGGAAAGTTACGAAGTCAAAGAACCGATCAATATTCGTATTGCGAAGGCTCGTCGTCCCGGAACCATCGTGTCCACTGTGTCTTCTGGTCTTTCCATTGGTCGTTTGGCAAAAGCTTACGATGAAGATGGCCAAAAACATTACTACGGAACACATTTTTTCAACCCTCCTTATAAAATGATCCTTTGTGAACTCGTAACTCACTCTGGTAACGACAAAAAAGTCACACAAGCGTTAGGTGAATACTTGGATAAAGTTTTAGGCCGTGCTGTTGTGTATACAAATGACACTCCTGCTTTTGCTGGAAACCGTATCGGGTTTCAGTTAATGAACGAAGTGGCTCACTTTGCAGAAAAGTATGCCGACAAAGGTGGAATTGCGCTTCTTGACGAAATCATGTCTGGTTACACGGGCCGCGCTATGGGACCACTGGCAACTGCTGACTTCGTTGGACTTGATGTTCACAAAGCCATCGTTGACAATATCTACGACAATACAAAAGACGAAGCTCACGAAACATTCAAACTTCCTGGTTACTTCCAAAAGTTAATCGATGCCGGTAAACTCGGTATGAAAAGTGGCGGTGGTCTCACAAAAGTTGTGAAACACGCTGACGGAAAGCGGGAAAAGTTTGTTTATAATATCAAAACGGGTGAGTACGATCCGTACCCGAAATTTGATATTCCTTTTATCAAAGAAGCTCGCCAAAAAATCAAAGAGTCTGACTACAAAGGTGCGATGGATGTAGTAAAAAAAGCAAGTGGCTTCGAAGCAGACATTGCTCGTTACTTCATTTCACGTTACATCAGTTATTCGCTCTCACTCGTTGGGGAAGTGGTGGATACCAAAGAAAACACTGACGGTGCGATGGGTTTCGGTTTTAACTGGGTTCCAGCGTCCGCTTTCGTGGATTTCCTTGGTGGCCCGAAAGAAACAATTAAGCTGATGGAAGCGTCTAAAATACCAGTTCCCAAACTTTTAAAAGATGCAAAAGAAGGCAAAAAGTTTTACGAACTCGGCGAGAAGTTAGACGCAAGGTCCCTGTTCAAAGGTTAA
- a CDS encoding acetyl-CoA acetyltransferase, giving the protein MSEKVFVLGGEQTDFQRNWTKEGKTFMSMMREVLDDALEKVGISYDEIKRLNKENKVAVFVGNFDAEQYANQGHLGAFLTEVNPALFGVPGARYEAACASGSVALDAAITHIRAEDYDLAIVLGVEVMKTVSSSVGGDFLGTAAYYEKEAKGVQFPFPKLFGKLADVILERYELKEERFMDALAEISRINYANAKRNPKAQTRTWFMNKEHAMARGGDNNMAVGGRLCITDCSQVTDGAAVTILASKDYTKAYAKKTGRKFDDIPRIKGWGHRVAPITFEAKKLESVGDKYILPWTRQTVKDAYKRADLDVKNIDVFETHDCFTSSEYAAISAFGISEPGKEHIAIEEGTIDFGGKKPINPSGGLIGVGHPVGASGVRMMLDLYKQVTNTAGDYQVKGAKNGLMLNIGGSATTNFVFILGK; this is encoded by the coding sequence ATGAGTGAAAAAGTATTTGTACTAGGTGGAGAACAAACCGACTTCCAACGCAATTGGACCAAAGAAGGAAAAACCTTCATGTCCATGATGCGGGAAGTATTAGATGATGCTCTTGAAAAAGTAGGGATCAGCTACGACGAAATCAAACGATTGAATAAAGAAAACAAAGTGGCTGTATTTGTTGGTAACTTCGATGCAGAACAGTATGCCAACCAAGGCCACTTAGGTGCTTTTTTAACAGAAGTGAATCCTGCTCTTTTTGGTGTTCCTGGGGCTCGTTACGAAGCCGCTTGTGCTTCTGGATCCGTTGCCCTCGACGCTGCCATCACACATATCCGTGCTGAAGATTATGATCTAGCGATCGTTCTTGGTGTGGAAGTGATGAAAACAGTTTCTTCCTCAGTGGGTGGAGACTTTCTTGGAACTGCTGCTTATTATGAAAAAGAAGCGAAGGGAGTTCAATTTCCTTTCCCTAAACTTTTCGGAAAACTAGCAGATGTTATCTTGGAGCGTTATGAACTAAAAGAAGAACGTTTTATGGATGCTCTTGCAGAAATTTCTCGGATCAACTACGCGAACGCAAAACGTAACCCGAAAGCACAAACTCGCACATGGTTCATGAACAAAGAACACGCGATGGCTCGCGGCGGAGATAACAATATGGCTGTGGGGGGAAGACTTTGTATCACTGACTGTTCTCAAGTAACAGATGGTGCTGCGGTCACAATCCTTGCTTCCAAAGATTATACAAAAGCTTACGCTAAAAAAACAGGCCGTAAGTTCGATGATATCCCGCGCATCAAAGGTTGGGGACACAGAGTCGCACCAATTACATTTGAAGCAAAAAAACTGGAATCCGTTGGGGACAAATACATCCTTCCATGGACTCGCCAAACAGTAAAAGATGCATACAAACGTGCTGACCTAGATGTAAAAAACATTGATGTGTTCGAAACACATGACTGTTTCACTTCTTCTGAATATGCGGCGATCTCTGCGTTTGGAATTTCTGAACCAGGAAAAGAACATATCGCGATCGAAGAAGGAACCATTGACTTTGGTGGTAAAAAACCGATCAATCCATCTGGTGGACTCATTGGTGTGGGTCACCCCGTTGGTGCATCCGGTGTTCGTATGATGCTCGACCTCTACAAACAAGTAACAAACACTGCTGGTGATTACCAAGTCAAAGGTGCTAAAAATGGCCTGATGCTGAACATCGGTGGATCTGCTACGACGAACTTCGTGTTCATCTTAGGGAAGTAG